From the genome of Streptomyces sp. JH34:
CGTCTCCGGCGGCCGGACGTGGATCGTGCGCTGCCCGGTCTACGCCCGCCACCTGATCCTGATCGCGCCGGCGGACGACGAGACGGACGCGGGAGCGGACGAACCGGGAAGCCGGCGCCCGCTCGGCCTCGCCGTCGCCGCGCGGGTGGACGACTGCGTCGTCGGCGTCAGCGAGGAGGTGCGGCTGCCCGACACGGCGACCGCCTACCAGCAGGCGTTCCATGCCCTCGCCGTCGCCCGTGGACTCCCCGGCCGCCACGCCGGATTCGGCTCGGCCCCGGAACCCGCGCTGGTCGTCGGAGCCGCCGGGGCTCGCTGGGCCGACACCCTGCTCGCGCCCCTCCTCGCCCATCTCCCGCGCCGCTCGCAGGACCCGGGCAGCCAGGAACTGTCGGCGACGGTCGCGTCCTGGCTGGCGTTCTCCTCCCACGCCACCCAGCACCTGAAGATCCACCGCAACACGCTGGCCGCCCGGCTGAGGTTCGTCGGCGAACTCCTCGGCCTGGACCTGAACCGGGTCGCGGACCAGGCGGCGGTCGACCTGGCCCTCAGGATCAGGGCCACCCCCTCACTGCGCCCCCGCTCCGGGACCCCGGCGGTGTCCGGGGACCTCGACACCGTGCTGCGCGCCCCCGGCGTCCAGGACTGGGCCGTCCAGCAGTTGCGGCTCCTCGCCGGGGCCGGGCCCACGGGGGAGGAGACCCTGCGGACCTGGCTGCGGTGCGAGGCCCGACTGAGCCCGGCCGCAGCCGAACTGGGCATCTCCGTGCCCGGCGCGCGCAAGCGCCTCACGCGGCTCGAGGCACTGCTGTGCCGGTCGCTGCTGCAGACACCGAGCGCGCGGTACGACCTGTGGCTCGCCTTCCGGGCGGTGGACCTCGCGGCCTGAGCCGCCCGGCCCGTGGCCGTGCCCGCCTCAGCCCGTCTTCGTGTACGTCAGGCTCTGGCCGGTGGACACGATCTCCCGGCGCAGGTCTCCGTCGGGCAGCAGCGTCAGGTCGGTGGGCTTGCCAGGGCTGCACGACGACATCGGCTCGCCCTCGGTGACGCGGGAGGCCCCGACGCGTACGGAGTCCCCGGAGGCGGAAACGCTCGTCAGGTCGGCCTCGAACACGCAGCGGTAGGAGCCCCCCGTGTCGAGCGGGCCCTTGGCGGTGAGGGACAGCACGGTGTCGCCCTCTCCGCCCTGCCGGACGACGAGTTGACGGGTGGACGTGCCGTCCCCGCCGCCGACGTCCGCGGTCCAGGTCCCCAGGAGTCCGGAAGGGACCGTGCCGCCGGAGTCCTTGCCGTCGGTCTTCGTGCCGCCTTCGGACGATCCGGCGCCGGAGGAGGAGCCGGCGGTGGGGGACGCCGTCGAGCCGCCGTCCCCGCTCCGGGTGAAGGCGTAGACGCCCCAGCCCGCCCCCGCCGCGACGAGCACCGCCACCGCGACCAGCAGCACGGTGGAGCCCGCTCCGCGGCGGCGTTCGGGCACGGGCGGGGCGAAGACGGCTGCCGGACCGTGCGGGGAGGTGGGGCCGTAGCCGTATGCGGGAGCCTGCTGCTGGGGGTACCCGTACGAGTGCTGCGGCTGGGCCGGGTGCGGCGCCGGCCCGGGCGGGCCGACCCGGGTGGGGGCCTGGTGCGGGGCCTCGTGCGGGGCCGCGGGCTGCCGGACCGGTGCGGGAGGCGTGGGCGGCGCCGTGCGAGGGGCCTGCTCGGGGACGCGTACCTCCGGGACGCGAGGGGCCGGGGCGTCCTCCTCCGGGTCCTCGGAGTCCAGCAGTTCCACGGCGTGCCTGCCCAGTTGGGCGATCAGCGCACCGGGCAGCCACGGTTCCGCCGTGTCCGTGTCGCCCAGCCGCTCCAGGACGGTCTCCGTGGAGGGCCGCGCGGCCGGGTCCTTCTCGAGGCAGTCCCGGATCAGTCCGACCAGGTCGGCGGGCACACCGGTGAGGTCCGGGTCCTCCTGCGCGATCCGGTACATCAAGGCGTGGATCCTGCTGTCCGAGGCACCGAAGGGCAGCCGTCCGGTCGCCGCGTACGCCAGTACGGAGCCCAGGCAGAACACGTCGCACGCGGTCGTCACGCGTTCGCCCCGTACCTGCTCGGGCGCCATGAAGCCGGGTGACCCGATCATCGCGCCGGTGCGCGTGAGCCCTCCGTCGGCGACGGTGTCCAGAGCCCGGGCGATGCCGAAGTCGATGACCCGGGGGCCGTCGATCGTCACCAGGACGTTGGACGGTTTCAGGTCGCGGTGGATCAGCCCGGCGCGGTGGATGTCCGTGAGCGCCCCCGCGAGTCCGGCGCCCAGGATCCGGACGGAGCGTTCGGGGAGCGGACCGTACGCCCCGGACTCGGCCACCGGGGCGCCGGAGCGGCCCGAGACGATCCTGTGGAGGGAGGGGCCGGCGACGTAACCGGTGGCCACCCACGGCACCGCCGCGTCCACCCCGGCGTCGAGCACCGGAGCGGTCCAGGAGCCGCCGACCTTCCGGGCGGCCTGCACCTCCGCCCGGAAACGGTCGCGGAACTGCTGCTGTTCGGCGAGCTCGGCACGGACCAGCTTGATGGCGACGGTGCGGCCCCGGTCCGAGCGGGCCAGGAACACCTGACCCATCCCGCCGGCTCCGAGCCGCCCCAACAGCCGGTAGCTGCCGATGCGTTGCGGATCGCCGGAGCCCAGCTTCTCCATGGTGCGCTTCCTCCCCGAACGGCCGTGTCGGGCCGTGGGTCGAGGATAGCGGCGGTCCAGCCCGCGGGCCGCCCGTGGCCGGGAGACCGGACCGGGCGGATCAGCTCCGGGAGGATGCCGGTGGTGGCCCTGCCGTGGGCGCCAGGGTGTCCATGGCGGCCGAGAGGCGTTCCAGCACCTGGACGGTACGCGCGAACTCCTCCGCGCCCAGCGCGTCGGCCAGCCGCTCCGCGAACTCCGCGTGGGCGGGGTCGATCCGGCCCACCGCAGCCCGGCCCTCCGGGGTGGGACGGAGTAGTTTCGCGCGCCGGTGGGCCGGGTTCGCGACGTACTCCGCCAGACCCTGGTCCACCAGCAGATCGGCGATCCGCTGCACGCTCTGCCGGGTGATTCCCATCGCGCGGGCGATCCCCGCCACGGGGAGCGGGCCGCTCAGGACCGCGCCGAGGACCTGCCACCGTGCCGCGGTGAGGCCGGCGGGAGAGGCCAGTTCCCCGGCGACGGAGAGGAAACGGCCGTTGAGGCGGAACACCGCGAGCGCGGTGCGGCTGAACAGGTCAGGGTCGTCGGCGCTCATCCTTCGAGCACCTCGTAGGCGCTCGCGTCCGAGTCGTGGAAGAGCCGGTACCAGGCGTCCAGCTTCTCCGGCGTGAACACCCCGAGCAGTCCGAAGATCTCGCGGGCGAAGGCGACCGGCTCGGTCGGTCCCGCGGTGACGAGAGCGCCACGGGACGCTCCGCCGGAGTCCGTGCCGGGATCCGTCACCGCGTCGGCGTCGACGTAGTGCGCACCGCCCGCGTACCCCGTGGCGGCGAGGTAGTACGACACGGCACTCGTGTGGGGGCGGTCGTCGAGCAGTCCTTCGCGGGCCAGCCCCGCGGTCGCCCCGCAGATGGCCGCCACGGGCACACCGGCCTCCAGGAAGGTCCGCGCCGCACGGGCGAACGGGGTGAGGGTGTCACCGGAGTCCCAGAGGGAGGCCCCGGTGAGGAGGAGCAGGGCGCTGTCCCCGGGGGCCAGTCCACCGAGCGTCAGGTCCGGCTGTACGCGCACCCCGCCCATGGTGGTGACGGGCTCGGCTGTGAGGCCGACGGTCCGCACGGTGTAGCCGAGTCCGGTGAGCTGGGCCGTGGCGAAGCCCGGTTCCCAGTCGGCGAAGGTGTCGTAGACGGCCAGGTGGACGGTCGTGCCGGTCATGGTGACCTCCGGTGGCGAAGCACGGGACGTATGACAGTAGGCTGTCATTCTGGCAGGATGCTGTCAATTGGTCGGTCTGTTCCGGACGCGACCCGACACCCTGCCGAGCCGGGCGGCCCGCGCCGTACACAGTGGCCATGGAGAACGGCCGCGGTGGCCGCATACGCTCGCCGCATGAGCCCCGATGCCCCTCGCGCCCCGTACACCGACCCCGCAGCGGGCGCGGCCGTGAAGGCCGCCGACCGCGCGCACGTGTTCCACTCCTGGTCCGCCCAGGGCCTGATCGACCCGCTCGCCGTCGCCGGCGCCGAGGGGGCGTACTTCTGGGATTACGACGGCAACCGCTACCTGGACCTCACCAGCGGTCTCGTCTTCACCAACATCGGCTACCAGCACCCCGTCGTGGTCGCCGCGATCCAGGAACAGGCGGGGAAGCTGGCCACGTTCGCCCCCGCCTTCGCCGTCGAGGCGCGCTCCGAGGCGGCCCGTCTCATCGCCGAGCGCACCCCGGGCGACCTGGACAAGATCTTCTTCACCAACGGTGGTGCCGAGGCCGTCGAGAACGCCGTCCGCATGGCCCGGCTGCACACCGGACGCCAGAAGGTGCTCTCCGCCTACCGCTCGTACCACGGGGCCACCGCCACCGCGATCAACCTCACCGGTGACCCGCGCCGCTGGGCCTCCGACACCGGTTCGGCGGGCGTCGTCCGCTTCTGGGCGCCGTTCCTCTACCGGTCGCCGTTCCACGCGGAGACCGAGGCCGAGGAGTGTGCCCGCGCGCTCCAGCACCTCGAGGACACGCTGGCCTTCGAGGGTCCGGCGACCGTCGCCGCCGTCGTCCTGGAGACGATCCCCGGCACGGCGGGCATCATGACGCCGCCGCCGGGCTATCTCGCGGGTGTCCGTGAGATCTGCGACCGGTACGGCATCGTCTTCGTCCTGGACGAGGTGATGGCCGGCTTCGGGCGCACCGGGAAGTGGTTCGCCGCCGACCACCACGACGTCGTGCCGGACCTGATGACCTTCGCGAAGGGCGTCAACTCCGGTTACGTACCGCTCGGCGGCGTCGCCATCAGCGCCGAGATCGCCGCCACCTTCGACACCCGCCCCTACCCCGGCGGGCTCACGTACTCCGGCCACCCGCTGGCCTGTGCCGCGGCCGTCGCCACGATCAAGGTGATGGAGGACGAGAAGATCGTCGAGGGCGCCGCGCACCTCGGCGAGCACGTCCTCGGTCCCGGCCTGCGCGAGCTCGCCGAGCACCACCCGTCCGTCGGCGAGGTGCGGGGGCTCGGCGCGTTCTGGGCGCTGGAGCTGGTCCGCGACAGGGAGACCCGGGAGCCCCTGGTCCCGTACAACGCGACCGGCGAGGCCAACGCCCCGATGGCGGCCTTCGGCGCGGCCTGCAGGAAGAACGGCCTCTGGCCCTTCATCAACATGAACCGCACCCACGTCGTCCCCGCCTGCAACATCACCGAGACCGAGGCCGAGGAGGGTCTCGCGGCCCTGGACACGGCGCTCTCGGTCGCCGACGAGTACACCGTGTAGACGCCCTTGGACGCGACGCCCTCCCCCGTGCCCGGAACCGGGCACTTGCCCTGGCTTATGGTGACCCAAGCCGAGAACGGGAGGGGGCGTCATGGGTGCGGGCGGAGGCGTGACCCGCAGTACGCTGCGGCAGCAGATCGCCGACGCGTTGCGTGACGAGGTCCTCGCGGGGCGTATGCGGCCACGGGTGGAATTCACCGTCAAGCAGATCGCCGAGCAGTACGGGGTGTCCGCGACCCCCGTGCGTGAGGCGCTCTTCGACCTCAGCGCGCAGGGCCTGCTCGAATCCGACCAGCACCGCGGCTTCCGGGTCCGTGAGTTCACCGTCGCCGACTACCGGTCGATGGTCGAGGCCCGCGCCCTGGTCATAGACGGGGTGTTCCGCGGGATCTTCGACGGCACCGGCTCGGCGCCCGCCGTGCCGGCCGCCCACCTGCCCGCTCTCGTGTCCGTACGCCGCCGGGCCGAGGAGGCCACCCGGGCGGCGCTCAGCGGCGACCTCGACATCCTCATCGGCTACGACCTGAGGTTCTGGCGGGAACTCGGCGCCGTCATCGGCAACACCTACATCAACGACTTCCTGCAGCGGCTCCGGATGCAGGCGTGGATCTTCGCCGTCCCGTACCTCCGGGGGGACGCCGATGTCCGCGACTGGCTGTGGAACGGCCACCGCGAACTCGTGGAGGCGATCACGGCCGCGGACGGGCCCGCCGTGCGCGCGGTGCTGGACGCCTACCACGCGCACGGCACGGACTGGGCGGACCGTCTGGCCGCCGACAACCCCCCGCACCCGGGCCACGGCTGAGTGCCGGCAGGCCCCGGGGCACCCCGCACCCTGTGCGCGCGGTCCCGGCCGCATTACGCTTGCCCGACCATCGCACGAACCCGTTGGAGAGCGAGACTTCGTGGCCTGTGACCTGTGGCTGGTCCCCCTCGTCGATGTGCTGTGCCACAGCCCCGACAACCCGTTCGCCGAAGAGATCGCCGTCTACGACAAGGCGTTGAC
Proteins encoded in this window:
- a CDS encoding MarR family winged helix-turn-helix transcriptional regulator encodes the protein MSADDPDLFSRTALAVFRLNGRFLSVAGELASPAGLTAARWQVLGAVLSGPLPVAGIARAMGITRQSVQRIADLLVDQGLAEYVANPAHRRAKLLRPTPEGRAAVGRIDPAHAEFAERLADALGAEEFARTVQVLERLSAAMDTLAPTAGPPPASSRS
- a CDS encoding serine/threonine-protein kinase, with amino-acid sequence MEKLGSGDPQRIGSYRLLGRLGAGGMGQVFLARSDRGRTVAIKLVRAELAEQQQFRDRFRAEVQAARKVGGSWTAPVLDAGVDAAVPWVATGYVAGPSLHRIVSGRSGAPVAESGAYGPLPERSVRILGAGLAGALTDIHRAGLIHRDLKPSNVLVTIDGPRVIDFGIARALDTVADGGLTRTGAMIGSPGFMAPEQVRGERVTTACDVFCLGSVLAYAATGRLPFGASDSRIHALMYRIAQEDPDLTGVPADLVGLIRDCLEKDPAARPSTETVLERLGDTDTAEPWLPGALIAQLGRHAVELLDSEDPEEDAPAPRVPEVRVPEQAPRTAPPTPPAPVRQPAAPHEAPHQAPTRVGPPGPAPHPAQPQHSYGYPQQQAPAYGYGPTSPHGPAAVFAPPVPERRRGAGSTVLLVAVAVLVAAGAGWGVYAFTRSGDGGSTASPTAGSSSGAGSSEGGTKTDGKDSGGTVPSGLLGTWTADVGGGDGTSTRQLVVRQGGEGDTVLSLTAKGPLDTGGSYRCVFEADLTSVSASGDSVRVGASRVTEGEPMSSCSPGKPTDLTLLPDGDLRREIVSTGQSLTYTKTG
- a CDS encoding helix-turn-helix domain-containing protein, coding for MYRLARTGGSPELLRRLARRAEGWAGILGGDGTVLQAAAGNARWPGHEAAGIAARAARELTARGAGSCSLDTEGCTALLLPLDRTPGDHGPVLALVAPRPLPAGLSTLMADAAMPLALAWAAESLERRRRRVDLAESRGREAVLHLLMTGQLSIAHQVAGALRPKLPDPVRVCVVECSGGQRDEVARICADVSGGRTWIVRCPVYARHLILIAPADDETDAGADEPGSRRPLGLAVAARVDDCVVGVSEEVRLPDTATAYQQAFHALAVARGLPGRHAGFGSAPEPALVVGAAGARWADTLLAPLLAHLPRRSQDPGSQELSATVASWLAFSSHATQHLKIHRNTLAARLRFVGELLGLDLNRVADQAAVDLALRIRATPSLRPRSGTPAVSGDLDTVLRAPGVQDWAVQQLRLLAGAGPTGEETLRTWLRCEARLSPAAAELGISVPGARKRLTRLEALLCRSLLQTPSARYDLWLAFRAVDLAA
- a CDS encoding aspartate aminotransferase family protein, yielding MSPDAPRAPYTDPAAGAAVKAADRAHVFHSWSAQGLIDPLAVAGAEGAYFWDYDGNRYLDLTSGLVFTNIGYQHPVVVAAIQEQAGKLATFAPAFAVEARSEAARLIAERTPGDLDKIFFTNGGAEAVENAVRMARLHTGRQKVLSAYRSYHGATATAINLTGDPRRWASDTGSAGVVRFWAPFLYRSPFHAETEAEECARALQHLEDTLAFEGPATVAAVVLETIPGTAGIMTPPPGYLAGVREICDRYGIVFVLDEVMAGFGRTGKWFAADHHDVVPDLMTFAKGVNSGYVPLGGVAISAEIAATFDTRPYPGGLTYSGHPLACAAAVATIKVMEDEKIVEGAAHLGEHVLGPGLRELAEHHPSVGEVRGLGAFWALELVRDRETREPLVPYNATGEANAPMAAFGAACRKNGLWPFINMNRTHVVPACNITETEAEEGLAALDTALSVADEYTV
- a CDS encoding DJ-1/PfpI family protein; this encodes MTGTTVHLAVYDTFADWEPGFATAQLTGLGYTVRTVGLTAEPVTTMGGVRVQPDLTLGGLAPGDSALLLLTGASLWDSGDTLTPFARAARTFLEAGVPVAAICGATAGLAREGLLDDRPHTSAVSYYLAATGYAGGAHYVDADAVTDPGTDSGGASRGALVTAGPTEPVAFAREIFGLLGVFTPEKLDAWYRLFHDSDASAYEVLEG
- a CDS encoding GntR family transcriptional regulator is translated as MGAGGGVTRSTLRQQIADALRDEVLAGRMRPRVEFTVKQIAEQYGVSATPVREALFDLSAQGLLESDQHRGFRVREFTVADYRSMVEARALVIDGVFRGIFDGTGSAPAVPAAHLPALVSVRRRAEEATRAALSGDLDILIGYDLRFWRELGAVIGNTYINDFLQRLRMQAWIFAVPYLRGDADVRDWLWNGHRELVEAITAADGPAVRAVLDAYHAHGTDWADRLAADNPPHPGHG